The genome window TTTAAGGATTGAAACGATGTAgggagattctggtactatcgttaatgtgagagtttatgcctgaaaggcgctctagttaattggttgtggactgtgggagtttggtcGGGAGTGGACgactgctcgtgtgtgtcatgaatagggccattgtggatccttggaaggttgtTGGCCCAATATGGTATGATcaaaatcggcttgaggtccgttggtgggtctaatgtgaatgtgtgctctacgtcaggtcggatgtgttcattcggcacaacattgcttacggaggagtcttcgggcgttGGATATTATTCCcatcgtcagctattccatgtaatactctattttTCCAGGTGGGTTGTGAGGAGGATTGAGTATTCGCACGTGTGTTGTGATcccatgtagcttgtggtgttatatgagcaagatggctctcaaGATGTAGGTTTGCATAATACAATCCTGTGTTATGATcccatgtagcttgtggtgttatatgagcaggatggctctcaagatgtAGGTTGTTTATTTCACCTTAGTCGTGCTAGGGTTTTGTAGTATAtgacgctatccgtctccccaggattgtattatgcacttggcgtactTGTGGTCGATAGtagggcatttcgtaagtataagcattcTTGATGGGTGTtttcttattgattgttatgcgtagatcgggtggcacgccgctacGAGTACATTATTTGGATCaagtggcatgccgccacgggtatgtgtatggatcgggttgtgcgccgcaccGATGTCACATTTgtgtcgggttgcacgccgcaacagtgtcatatttggatcgggttgcacaccgcaacaacgtcatagttggatcgggttgcacgccgcaacagtgagatttTAAGTACGATTCCTTAGATTtatttgtgtgccttgttttctCATCTCTGAGATAGAGCCATAACGTCGGGTTGGTCGTTTTATTAGTTACGCGGGCTGGATGGTTCTttgccagagttcgttcttccttatgagtcatattcgagttgtagcttgttagcACTTTGATGGCgttgtatgagattttagatggtatttgaggtggcttatttcccgaacagcttgtactgggtgagacaaggtcagtagacctgagatcagtgcgatcagagttatgtagggtatataaaagagaaaatatcgttattcagttcagaatgagttGATGGTTCTTGtgaggaggagagactccatgatttattgattcggCAGAATGAGGTGATGGTTCTTTTCCTTCTAATTGTTATACTTTTCCTTCTATACTTTAATTACTAGATAGTATCTTCTCGCTTTATTGATTTGGTTTTCACGGTATGCTAATATTCCAATATATGTGTATGCATGTGTTTCACTGAATTTAACTGTGAGCTCAATCACTTCATCGGAATATTGAGTGCCTACTGAAGGTATTTACAAAGTCTTTTTGAATTTGGTTGTGATAATCAATTTGTCATTTCTTCTCTTGATAAAGTTAAAAAATGCAAGATCCTTTGAATCTCATATCTCCAGACTTGTAATGGCGTTTGACATATCTAACTTCTATTCTCAAATTTGCACCCTATGCAAGTTAAATCCTTTGTTTACAATTTTGGACACCTTTTTATGACCAAAAGGCATaattattttctcatttttcacATTAGCTATACATTACTCTTAGATAATTAATGCCTTCAGTTATTGTTGCCTACCTTTACTGTTGGGAAGTTAGAGAAGAAGAAACAAAAGGGAGATTTAATATTTTTACAGAAAAAAGGGGATATGGAAGTTAACGagacaaaaataaagaaaaaggtcAACACAAAAATTACGGAAGGATTCATATAATTTGATTGAACGAATTTGGGATGGTAGATTCAGTTTtgccttttttattttctttcgttttctgtgttgtaatttttattttgttaCATTCTTAGATTTAAACAAGGAGAAAATTCTGAAAATGTTAAGAATATACTCCAATGAACGAAGAGAAAGGTTCGATACTAATaagtgtacaaaggaaaattcATGTTTTAGAAGTTATTACGTATATGTACATAAGGGAAccattttttttatatacatattttccaataaaaaataaaaaatatgttttttcctATATGACTATAAAAAAATTAAGTAGATCTAGAAAACTACAAACCCTTAAAGGGATGAGAAATAGAGAAAAAAATCTAATTGCTAAGGTAATTGGGATGTTTTTATATGTTAAAAAGATTATTTCATAAATTCAATCAAATCTTTCATAACTGACATGGATAAATTTTCAGAGACGGAGAACTAAATTCAGACATCATCTACTCGTAGTAATATTTCTCACTAACAGTTCAATTCAAGAGAAACAATAGGGAGTGAAGTTTGCTCATTATTAGACCTACCTTATCTTCCAGACATTCCCTCGGTGCTATAGCTAACTAGATTTAGTTTAGGACTCTTCTATATTTACTCTCAGTTGTTGTATTTACTTAGAACTCTCAATTGGTTTAGGATTCCCGTATTATATATGATGTATCATTGTATGAGAAGTAGAGAGAGTGAGCTTCAGTTGAAATACTTACCAAAAGCATGTTCTAATATGGTATCAGAAGCCAGTTCAGACTCCTCTTCAATCTCTTCTCTTCCAACCAACGTTGTGCACTCTGCAACAGTTCCAATCAtgtcttcttctccttcttccaaCTCTCTTAACCATGCCCATCACTTTATATCGATCAAACTTACTTCCACAAATTACTTATTTTAGAAAACATAATTGTTGTCGTTCCTGCGAGGTCAGAATCTTTATGGCTTCATTGACGGATCCAAGCCATGCCCACCTTCGTTCCTTCCTATTGAAATTTCGAAAACTGTTAAACCCAACCCAAAATATATCACTTGGATCCAACAAGATCAAATTATCATGAGTCTCATTATATCTTCTCTTTCAGAAGAAATCATACCTATTATCATTGGGTTGAACACTTCCAAAGATATTTGGGATGCTTTGGAAGCAGCCTTGTCTTCTCCTTCCAATACTAGAGTCCTTAATCTCCATATGCAATTGCAAAATCTCAAACAAGATGACCTTATGTCACACAATTTCTCCAAAAGGCGAAGCTTTTGTACGATGAGTTAGCAGCTGCAAGGCGAGCCTTGAATACTTCAGATTTGAATATTTATGTGTTTAAAGGGTTGCGATCTGATTTCAAGGATATTGTTACTACGTTATATGCGCGACCTGAACCAGTTTCTTACTCCGAGCTTCATAGCCTACTGCTGAACCATGAGTTTATTCATGGCTCATCCGTGTATTATCCCCTGCTTCAGGCGTTACATCTTATACAACAACGGCTAATGTTGCCCAGCGTTCGTTTCATGGTGATAAACACAACCTTGGTCAGATCAATACTAATTCTCAAATGGGTCGTGGCAGATCGTACCGAGGTCAAGGGGGTCGAGTTGGTCGCAATCAGTATCATCGCAACAACTATAGTAATAACTACTCTCCAATAGGTCAACCTTGGAATTCAAATAATGATGGAAGAGTAAGGTGTCAAATCTGTAATGGTACTAATCATCAAGCTGTGACCTGTTTTCAACGCTACAACCACACTATAAACCCTTCTGCTCATTTCACTCATCAAGCACCGATTCCGTTGACTCAAAATTGGTTCCCCGACACAGGCGCAACTCATCATATACCTATCAAGCTTTACTCATGTTGAGGAATACAAAGGCCCGGATCAACTACATGTTGGTAACATACAAGGTTTGCCAATCCAAAATATTGGCAGTGCTTCTTTCTCAAATCCCTCTAACCGTATTTTTTCCTTAAATAACATTCTTCATATTCCCTTTATAACTAAGCGCCTTCTCTCTATTCAAAAGTTTGCACATGATAATAATGTTTTCTTTGAATTTTATCCTGATTATTTTCTTGTCAAGGATCGGGACTCCAGGAATCTGCTTCTTTTCGGTCAGAGTGCTAATGATCTTTACACCATGTCCATCAAGCCATAGTCCTCCAGTCATCCTTCAGCTCTCACAGCCACCAAAGTCTCATCCTCCTGTTGGCATCTTCGGTTGGGTCATCCACATCAGAAAGTCCTTAGCCAAGTGTTATCTAGACATCAGCTTTCTAGTTCTAGTTCTAGATTACAAAATTTATGTACGGCTTGCCAACTTGGCAAGTCCCATAAACTGTCTCTTTCCCTTCGTATCAATAAAAGTACTTCATTTTTGCAACTTATTTTTGCGGATGTTTGGGGACCTTCCCCTTTTCTGTCATCTCAAGGACATCGTTTTCTTCTAGTGTTTGTTGATGATTTCTCTGGTTATACATGGTGCTTTCCAATTTTCAGAAAGTTTGATGTGCTATCTATTTTTACTCAATTTCAAGTTCTTGTTGAAAGACAATTTAATACAAAAGTTATGATAATCCAAACTGATTAGGGCGGTGAATTTCGCCCTTTATCAACTCTCTGTGCTAAGTTAGGCATCATTCATCGCCTTTCATGCCCTTACACTAGTGAACAACAAGGAAAGGTTGAGCGCAAATATAGACATATTGTTGAAACTGGATTAAGTCTCATGGCACACAGTTCCACTCCTTCAAAGTATTGGCAATTTGCCTTTGATACTGCTGTTTATTTAATTAATCAACTTTCCACGCCTACTAATGATGGGAGATCACCCTTCGAAGTTGTGTTTTGTACTCCACCAGATTATCATTTTCTTAAAGTATTTGGATGTCTTTGTTTTCCATACCTACGTCCCTATAATCGCCACAAAATAAATTTTAGGAGTTAACCTTGTGTGTTTTTAGGAAACAGTCCTTCCCATCATAGTTATCGATGTCTTAACACAAGCACTGTCAAACTGTACATTTCACGCCATGTTTGTTTCGATGAAACTTAGTTTCCCTTCGCCACCAAGTCTATTCTCGGTCCACCTCCCCCTATCAATCTTCATCCTTGGGTTTCAGCTCCTCTAACATTACCATCTTCGCCATCTTTCTTGCATAGGAGTCCTACTCCTCACATGTCATCTGTTAAATCCCCAGGACTAATAAGATCCCATTATTCTCCCCGAACCTCTCATGTATTACACTCTTCTCGCTCAGTTTCAACTTTACCTAGACACCTTGTTGATGATCCTCGCTCATATGCTCCTATAAACTCTTCAATTCCTACTACACCACGAGCTGTTGATTCCTCTATGCATCCTTTAGATAACCAGCCTCCCACACTACCTTCTACTACAATGCCTCGACCTCCATCCAACCGTACCCCAAAAGCTGCAAAACCATCTCAACGATTACACACCATGCAGCTCCGTCCAGTTTTCAAATGAAAGCCTTCTTCTCGTCTTGCTTGCACAGCAACCACTACTACAGCCCCATCCCAACTCATGTTTGCAAGCTTCACAAATCTTTTTACGGTCTTAAGCAAGCTCCACGAGCTTGGTATAACAAGCTTCATCAATTTCTCATCTCTGTTAGTTTCACCACCTCTAAGACTAATGTTTCTTTGTTTATCTACTCTTATAACAATGTGGTTATCTACCTATTAGTCTATGTGGATGACATTGTGCTCATAGAAAATTGCTCTTCATTTATTGACTCATTTGTTCAAGCTCTGGGTCGTGCATTCTCCATAAGGGACCTTGGTCCACTACATTACTTCCTTGGAATTCAGGTTAACCATAATAGTGATGGTATTTGGCTCTCTCAATCTCAGTACATCGAGAGTATCCTCACTAAAGTTGGTATGATTCATTGTAAGCCTCTAAGTTCACCCATGGCCACAAATGCAAAGCTTCACAAAGGTGACACTCCCGACTTTGATGATCCAAGTCTTTATCGACAAGTTGTTGGTGCTCTTCAATGTCTTATTTTAACAAAACGAGACATATCATTTGTGGTAAATAAAGTGTGTCAGTTTATGCACAATCCATCGTTCAACCAGTGGGCTGCTGTGAAGCGCATCCTTAGATATCTCCAGCACACTAAATCCATGTCATTTCTCTTTTCAAAGGCTTCTAACCTTTATTTACAAGCTTTTACAGACTCTGATTGGGCTAGTAGTATTGATGATCGCAAGTCAATAGGTGGCTATGCAATATACTTTGGCCCGAATCTGATATCCTGGTCATCCCGCAAACAACGAACAGTGGCACGTTCTTCTACCGAGTCTGAGTAAAAAACATTAGCTGATGCTTCTGCGGAATTGACGTAGACTCAATCTTTGATGTTTGAGCTTGGAGTTCAGCTGCCTCGCGCTCCAATTTTATGGTGTGATAATATTGGTGTTGCATACCTATCCATTAATCCTATTTTTCACTCTCGCACTAAACATGTTGAGATAGATTTTCATTTTGTCCGAGATAAAGTTGTGAGACGTGACGTGCTGGTTCAATTCCTCTCTTTCAAAGATCATGTGGCTGATCTTCTCACAAAACCACTCTCTATATCAAGATTTCAGTTTCTCCGGGATAAACTCAAGGTGAAAGACCGACCTTCAGTTTGCAAGGGGGGTATTAGACCTACCTTATCTTCCAGACATTCCCTCGGTGCTATAGCTAACTAGATTTAGTTTAGGACTCTTCTATATTTACTCTCACTTGTTGTATTTACTTAGATCTCTCAATTGGTTTAGGACTCCTGTATTATATATGATGTATCATTGTATGAGAAGTAGAGAGAGTGAGCTTCAGTTGAAATACTTACCAAAAGCCAGTTTTAATACTCATAATAGAAAGAGGACTAATGGTCCTCAAAGAATATTTATAAATTGATAATCTCTCCTTTTTaatttatatgatattttttCTTATGTTAGTacgtttaaaaaagaatgatatttttatatttaaaaatttgactttaagttttttattttactaTTAGTAAGAGGTTTTTATAGTCACATAAATATTACAATTCATAAAATTTTTACCCTTTAAACTTTTAGGGTCACAAATTTCTAaaaagaatttcttaaacttcatGCCAAGTAAAATTacgtcacataaattaaaacgaaggaaataattattttaaaaatcacaCAACCTTCGCTTTAGTATGATATAATATCTACAAGAACTctatccttatatatatatattttaatttggTTTTAAATATTCCAATCGTTTTTACAATAGTTTGCATGAGCAAAACCTAAACTCAGTTGTGTTCACACAAAAGTTGACTTAACACTTCTTTTAGACCAAGACACATGTTCAATTTTGtctcctcctctctctctctctctctctctctctctctctctctctctctctcagtttTCCCtatagttatttaattatttcacatttttaacACTCATTTATGTGCTTTTTGACGGTCTTTTTCATATTTATTTGGATTACTATCagctttattttttctttatacatatgattttaaattttttcaaCATATTAATCTCAGATTATATATTTGTtgtttcattaattaaattataaaagaaatatttaatCCCGCGAAGCACGAATTACTTAActagtatatatgtatatgtgtgtgtagTTTTTCTTACTTATTAACGCTTGACtaacatacaaaaataatttttcctGTTTGTTAGGTACATTGCCTCTATCTCAAATAGCAAACTACTCAATTTCACCTGATCATAATCTCACGGTTTTGGACATTGTTGCTGCTTCATAAAGATATCTCCAACTTGAAAGATAGGATACTCAGTAGCAACGTTGAAAGAAACACAACAGTGAATTGTTCGCTCGAAGATCCCACCATGTTGAGAGAAGATGTCGTCTGAGATAAGCTCTGAAAACATAATAAATATATTAAATCCAAATTTACACTGCGTACCAGGTGGAGCTAACGGTATCTTCCATTCCCTCAAAAAGGCCGGGATCTTTATACAGATACCCGGTCTAATTCGTTATTTATTTTTCCTATCCGATATACACAAATTATACacttgattatatatatatatatatatattacatccAAGGGTAGATTTAGGGGGCAGAAAGCAGTTCACCCAAACCCCTTTGCCGAAAAAATTACACAACACATATAAGACAAAATTTATTTTGTGCTCTATAAATTATATTTTGAATCCTCTTGTCGCAGTCCAAAAGCATCACTCAATGATCAAGAGGGTTCAAAACATTTGTGACGTTGTTGGTTCAATTCTTATTAGCCATAttcctttttaattttttaactttttcttttttaaacccCCTTAGCGAAATCTTGCCTCGGCCATCGATTAGTCACAAATTATATTTAGTTTAAGTGACGGGGATGGAAAGTTATTTAGGTTACAAAGAATATTTGGACGTGAGACTCGAATTGGCGACATGGACCTTTGAATTTTTTTACTTGTCTGCTACTAAATGGGCTTTTGGGCTTTACTCGTGAGTGGATATATTAGGGAGAATGACACAGTTAcccacaaaaataaaattatttatcattGACTACCTATTTATTTTTctacccatcaaactaattacATTGCCTATCCATAGTAGTTTTTGTggaaattttctcttttttcttcaattctttttttatttctatcttcttttctttatttcctttttttttcctctctccttttcttttttctcgttttcttcttatttttttcttttttccttttctaatttcatttaaattatttttttatattcattttctcttcataatctaattttatttattgttttcactattttttattattcttttttttatacaataagaaaaaataactaatatagtaaatatttgttcactttaaaaaaaaaaaaatataactagtataatataccttttgtcttttttctcatttttaaaattcaattattaaactgaaataatatcagttgtcacTTGATCTAATTCACTAAAATTCACACTGACTGCTGATGAGCACCATAAATTACATAATCAGATTCTAAGAATCAACACGTGATAGCCATGCAAATCTTAATCTCCTTCCCTATAAATATCAGTACATACTCTaccattagcagtaacacaaCCAGTAATGGAGCAATAAAACGTAATCTACGGCCACCAAATCtccatatatactagttagaatagaaatgataataaaatattagaaaatacaataaaagtataagtagcaaaaaagatttctagtaccatatgataccaatatggtatacatgtataccaacagagtatatgattgctctagaatattgctacaactatctgCGGCTATACTATTgtaccaaaatattaaaggatgcaataaaagtatgagaaaattacatacttgcattgcaagctaaatattcgcAAAGCAACTTGCTCATTTTGTATGCTAACAGTGTATATAGTTGTATGGGGTCGTTCCAATAAATGCTTATAACTATAAAaattattacataatacacataatctttgtccatcggcacaaaaaaatttcagcactgcaaatcatgttcatataaataatttcagaatagatAGTCAtttaaaaatgcagctaaaacaacccaaaaaatgttcaaactaccatatgataccaatatggcatataactataccaacataGTATACAACTTTACTGGTTAGTTTCCGGCAACtgtatgactatactactattacataacacacgtgcataaagagaaaaataaaaaattgtgtAGCAcctattaatataataaagtatttcaagatattgcaccatattactattattaaaaaaaatcaaatagtgtaccaattaaatgcagctaatacaatcaaaaaatgattcaactagcatatgataccaatatagtatataactATACTAATAGGATATATAGTTGTACGGGGTCGTTTCAACAGCTGCATATacctataaaaactattacataatacacaaaatctatgtccataggtacaagAAAATCTAACACAACAAAACAATGATCATATAAATcatttcagaatagaattcactttAAAATGCAACTAAAACAACCGAAAAATATttcaactaccatatgataccaaaatgacatataattataccaatagggtatacagttctactaattaatttcagaaaactatatatgactatactactattacataatacacatgcataaagagaaaaattaaaaaatagtgtaccacattTTAATATAAGAatgtatttcaagatattgtattatataatactattatataaaacaaatgcataaagaaaaaaattaaaatgattacataatacacatgcataaaggaaaattaaaaaaattcaagatactgtactattctactattactaaagaaaaatcaaatagtgtaccaattaaatgtagctaatacaaccaaaaaatgtTCCAACTAACTTATGATACCAGTATAGTATATAACTATACTAACATGGTATACAATTGTACGCaaaaagtttaaattttttttattattcaattattaaactaaaataatatcagttgtcacATAATCTAATCAACTCAATGAGAGTTTATGCAATGAATAATACCTCCATGGAATTCCATTAATgttaataaatattattatttatttattgaaaATGTGGACAACAATTGAACGAAAATTCAAGAcaatccttttgaaattgtggtatGCATGGCGACCGGGAGTTTCTCCGATCAACTTATTCCTCTTGTCCATTTTTCTCACTGCAAATatcctattttatttttattttttattttttaaataattattaataTATGTTTCTACAGCCAAAGTACATATCATAGACAGAAAGATAGTCAAAAGTAGTGTGATTCAagtcataaaataaaataaaaaggggaATAGATTTGCATTTTTCACATGCCCTTCATGTGGGGTAAAGCAAATTAAAGGGAAAATAGAAAATTAATAGTTCGGTAATAAGTTTGTGTTGTATAGATAGGAATTGTAATTAATTTTCAAGTTGGCAATATCGGATAATTATTTTAGCCTTGATAGACATTATGCGTTATTTCCTCGATATATTACATGCTTACCTCTTGCTAGGTTGATTTATCTTTCTTGAAGTGGCTTGTAAGCCAAGGATTTTTCGTAGTCCTTGTCGGATGGAGATTTAGTAAATAATAATGGGCAACTTGGTTGGTCagtcaaaaataattatatccactagttaattataaaaaatatataataagtaTATTAATTGTATACTATATATtaattacaaaaaatatatacacTTTATCAGTTTAATTTTTAGTAGCGACTATATATGTAGTTTTtcctagggctgcttatcgggcggattgggcggttaattactcttaacggtttggcttaacggttatcggcttttaaatgtattaatccgctagccacccgataagatatcgggcggattgatatcggtttagctcttattgggcggtttatcggcctaatttaATCTATATTGCGTGTATTAATTGTTTGCTAACCGCCTAGCATATaaattcagaatagaaaattatacattgagtccagacatacatgtctgttaacgcctacataagaatgatgtagtgtgtcatgtgttgtagagtgaaaaaagatGCGGCACAACACTgatgttcttctattaaacatagacaacatgcattatttttaaaaaataaaaacagaGGTGAACGATAGACATCaacttaaacaatcttgttgtagggtgggagaataagctaagctaagtCAAGCCTGGGATCTTCTGATGCATAATACGTAAGGtttctgattatttaggaattaggcgttagaacttagagataaagtactggaagggtttttgatctttaatatatatatatatatatatatatatatatatatatatatatatatatattcttaacgggttaacggattatccgttaagaaaattgaataatccgcccccaaaccgataagccgttaataaaaaaattttaatccgttccccgtccgttaagccgttaacccga of Nicotiana tomentosiformis chromosome 7, ASM39032v3, whole genome shotgun sequence contains these proteins:
- the LOC108947809 gene encoding uncharacterized mitochondrial protein AtMg00810-like; translation: MKAFFSSCLHSNHYYSPIPTHVCKLHKSFYGLKQAPRAWYNKLHQFLISVSFTTSKTNVSLFIYSYNNVVIYLLVYVDDIVLIENCSSFIDSFVQALGRAFSIRDLGPLHYFLGIQVNHNSDGIWLSQSQYIESILTKVGMIHCKPLSSPMATNAKLHKGDTPDFDDPSLYRQVVGALQCLILTKRDISFVVNKVCQFMHNPSFNQWAAVKRILRYLQHTKSMSFLFSKASNLYLQAFTDSDWASSIDDRKSIGGYAIYFGPNLISWSSRKQRTVARSSTESE